A genomic region of Christiangramia sp. OXR-203 contains the following coding sequences:
- a CDS encoding S1 RNA-binding domain-containing protein, with the protein MIRLGEYHELSIIRESDHGVYLENDAGDEVLLPNKYVPETWMVYDKINVFVYLDHSERPVATTLKPKIKLDQFESLTCVEVSKFGAFLDWGLEKHLFVPFKEQVIPMQKGERYLVFCYLDLETERLTASSKVHAFLDNSELTVEPFEEVDLIVSNETDLGFNVIINQLHLGLIYHDEVFKKLRIGDSLRGFIKKIRIDNKIDIMLQRPGYRSIEPNAQKILDKLESSGSFIDLTDKSDPADIKSRLQMSKKSFKKAIGSLYKNRQIDLNEDGITLKEEEQDQ; encoded by the coding sequence ATGATCAGGTTAGGAGAATACCATGAATTAAGTATTATTAGAGAAAGTGATCACGGTGTGTATCTTGAGAATGATGCCGGTGATGAGGTGCTTTTGCCTAATAAATACGTTCCTGAAACCTGGATGGTCTATGATAAGATCAATGTTTTTGTGTACTTGGATCATTCAGAAAGACCGGTAGCAACAACTTTGAAACCTAAGATCAAGTTAGATCAATTTGAAAGTCTTACCTGTGTTGAGGTTAGTAAATTCGGGGCATTCCTGGATTGGGGACTGGAGAAGCATCTTTTTGTTCCATTTAAGGAACAGGTGATCCCTATGCAAAAAGGAGAGCGCTATCTTGTGTTCTGTTACCTGGATCTTGAAACAGAACGACTTACTGCATCTTCCAAAGTACATGCATTTCTTGATAATTCTGAACTTACCGTGGAACCATTTGAAGAGGTGGATCTAATCGTAAGTAACGAAACCGACCTTGGTTTTAATGTGATCATTAACCAGTTGCACTTAGGTTTGATCTATCACGATGAAGTCTTTAAAAAATTGCGAATTGGTGATTCTCTAAGAGGTTTCATCAAGAAAATAAGAATAGATAATAAGATCGATATCATGTTGCAAAGGCCGGGATATCGAAGTATCGAGCCAAATGCTCAGAAAATTCTTGATAAGCTCGAGTCTTCCGGTAGTTTTATTGATCTAACAGATAAGTCTGATCCTGCAGATATCAAATCCAGATTGCAAATGAGCAAAAAGAGCTTTAAAAAAGCAATTGGTAGCCTTTACAAGAACAGGCAAATCGATCTGAATGAAGACGGAATCACTTTAAAAGAGGAAGAGCAGGATCAATAG
- a CDS encoding DUF2059 domain-containing protein, with product MKKLILSIGVAFIGFSSMAQEQMTSEETKAIKLIELTSGQQFDIMTEPIVKMVAEDKREEFKKELSASTEELYKKMAVIYTEKFTEEELDEILAFYATPVGEKMVELTPDITKKAMEIGQAWGMELQPMMAKYMQ from the coding sequence ATGAAAAAATTAATATTAAGTATCGGAGTTGCGTTTATAGGATTTTCCTCTATGGCGCAGGAGCAAATGACTTCAGAAGAAACAAAAGCGATTAAATTAATAGAGCTTACTTCAGGTCAGCAATTTGATATCATGACCGAGCCGATCGTGAAAATGGTTGCTGAAGACAAAAGAGAAGAATTTAAGAAAGAACTTTCTGCCAGCACTGAGGAATTGTATAAGAAAATGGCGGTGATCTATACTGAAAAGTTTACAGAAGAAGAACTTGATGAGATTCTTGCATTCTATGCTACACCGGTAGGGGAGAAGATGGTTGAACTTACTCCAGACATTACGAAAAAAGCCATGGAGATAGGCCAGGCCTGGGGAATGGAATTACAACCTATGATGGCAAAATATATGCAATAA
- a CDS encoding esterase, producing the protein MSKEKSLSYTIHNTYSTLNEHSENTRTVWLVLHGIGYLSRYFIRQFNHLDAENYIIAPQAQSKYYLNGEYRHMGASWLTRENLEAEIENVLKYLYAVYDAEDLSNVHKLNILGYSQGVSVATRFVARRKIKCANLIMHSGKVPQELNKADFEFLKETNFHFIYGTRDEYLKKGIIEVEESRLKEIFGEEINIHAFEGGHELNQEIITKIAKTS; encoded by the coding sequence ATGAGTAAGGAGAAAAGTCTTTCTTATACCATTCACAACACCTATTCTACCTTGAATGAACATTCTGAAAATACCAGAACTGTATGGCTGGTTCTCCACGGAATTGGATATTTAAGCAGGTATTTTATAAGGCAGTTTAATCATCTGGATGCTGAAAATTATATCATTGCTCCCCAGGCTCAATCGAAATATTATCTCAATGGAGAATACAGGCATATGGGCGCTTCCTGGCTTACCCGGGAGAATCTTGAAGCTGAGATTGAAAACGTGCTGAAGTATCTTTACGCTGTTTATGATGCTGAAGATCTTTCAAATGTTCATAAACTGAATATTCTTGGATATTCACAAGGTGTTTCTGTCGCTACCAGGTTCGTAGCCAGACGCAAAATTAAATGCGCCAATCTTATTATGCACTCCGGAAAAGTACCACAAGAACTTAATAAGGCAGATTTCGAGTTTCTGAAAGAAACCAATTTTCATTTTATATACGGAACACGGGATGAGTACCTCAAAAAAGGAATTATAGAAGTTGAAGAATCAAGATTGAAGGAAATATTTGGGGAGGAGATCAATATTCATGCTTTTGAAGGTGGACACGAACTAAACCAGGAAATTATCACTAAAATTGCTAAAACCAGCTAA
- a CDS encoding DUF2853 family protein, with the protein MSKLDEKVGQYIDDLKTKVGEDNPDVDLLRKLAQSMGPSIYNADAETVAASSKSEVETVKNNFVMKKLGVTDGEKADEAIDQVMEKYGKSNRNKYRVVIYYLLTKHFGKESMYK; encoded by the coding sequence ATGAGTAAACTTGATGAAAAAGTAGGTCAGTATATCGATGACCTTAAAACCAAAGTGGGAGAGGATAATCCTGATGTGGATCTTCTGCGGAAACTGGCTCAATCCATGGGTCCAAGTATTTATAACGCCGATGCTGAAACTGTTGCGGCTTCCAGTAAATCTGAAGTTGAAACAGTAAAGAACAACTTCGTTATGAAAAAACTTGGAGTGACTGATGGAGAGAAGGCAGACGAAGCGATCGATCAGGTGATGGAAAAGTATGGAAAATCAAATCGTAATAAATACAGAGTGGTAATTTACTATCTTCTAACCAAGCATTTTGGTAAAGAAAGTATGTACAAATAA
- a CDS encoding Nramp family divalent metal transporter, with translation MPKSRSILRSLGPGFLLAGAAIGVSHLVQATRAGADYGFLLIWILLLACITKYPFLEFGPRYAASTGEHLIQGYRRLGKLPYALFIFITVGSMFIIQAAVTIVTAGLAERLFGMAWGTFSWSLIISAICIALLLIGRYPALDKSMKFIVSLLGLATLIAVVLAFGDGRLDRSLSIASPDIWNTASIAFIIAFMGWMPIPLDAAVWHSIWTREKSVSAGKISIREAFADFNVGYLAAAIIGLLFFLMGALIMFGSNTEFSGNGVEFSGQLVALYGATLGPWSETLVAIAALIAMFSTTLAVTDAFPRVLSEVYMIEKPEATTSEKWNSYQLAIFIIPAVALVILSYFSMTFTILIDFATALSFLSAPLLAWFNYKLVTGNNMRKEDQPGKQYRIFSLCCLVVLVLFNIVYIYTLLN, from the coding sequence ATGCCGAAAAGTAGATCCATTTTGAGATCTTTGGGTCCGGGCTTCTTGCTTGCCGGAGCCGCAATTGGAGTTTCGCATTTAGTACAGGCGACCAGAGCCGGTGCAGATTACGGATTCTTACTCATCTGGATCTTATTGCTCGCGTGCATTACTAAATATCCATTTCTCGAATTCGGTCCCAGGTACGCTGCTTCCACAGGCGAACATCTCATTCAGGGTTACAGGCGTCTTGGTAAATTGCCTTATGCACTGTTTATCTTTATTACGGTGGGTAGCATGTTCATTATTCAGGCTGCAGTTACGATCGTAACCGCAGGTCTTGCTGAACGACTTTTTGGAATGGCCTGGGGAACTTTTAGCTGGAGTCTTATCATTTCTGCTATTTGTATCGCTTTACTACTTATTGGAAGATACCCGGCGCTGGACAAATCCATGAAATTCATCGTTAGTTTACTTGGGTTAGCTACTTTGATAGCAGTCGTGCTGGCGTTTGGTGACGGGAGGCTTGATCGTTCGCTATCCATTGCATCACCAGATATCTGGAATACCGCAAGTATAGCTTTTATCATTGCATTTATGGGCTGGATGCCAATTCCGTTAGATGCCGCTGTATGGCATTCGATCTGGACCAGGGAAAAATCGGTATCCGCAGGGAAAATAAGTATCAGGGAAGCATTTGCAGATTTTAACGTTGGTTACCTGGCCGCTGCAATTATTGGTTTGCTATTTTTTCTAATGGGAGCACTTATTATGTTCGGTTCAAATACAGAATTTTCCGGGAACGGTGTAGAGTTTTCTGGACAGTTGGTAGCGCTTTACGGAGCTACTTTGGGACCCTGGAGCGAAACACTGGTTGCCATCGCAGCCCTTATCGCTATGTTCTCTACTACCCTTGCGGTCACAGATGCATTTCCCCGGGTGCTTTCCGAAGTTTATATGATCGAAAAACCTGAGGCAACAACATCTGAAAAATGGAATTCCTACCAACTGGCAATTTTTATCATTCCGGCTGTAGCCTTGGTAATCCTCTCTTATTTTAGTATGACATTTACGATTCTGATAGATTTCGCTACAGCCTTATCATTTCTATCAGCTCCCTTGCTCGCATGGTTCAATTATAAACTCGTGACCGGCAATAATATGAGAAAAGAAGACCAGCCTGGTAAGCAGTACCGAATTTTTAGTTTATGCTGCCTTGTGGTGCTGGTTCTCTTCAATATCGTTTATATCTATACTTTGCTAAATTGA
- a CDS encoding cytochrome-c peroxidase, producing the protein MFKKILLAIILIAQFSCKQESEYLALNSENNQGWDQAHRFYQNSLNNSIQHLSEIKSNGLDDPSNKELFKKARQEWKKAEPFASYLNPAVGHRVNGPALPVFLEDNSRFMPAVGLQKIEESIYNREVTEQEFQEELKVTLGLMGNLQKNIVKRELTTERFFIATQQQLLRILSHSITGFDTPVSHLGIEQAAVSFEALNEVYALTLQKIIQQKDIDLDKRFQQKLISSVNYLEENTDFESFDRYEFTREYLNDITSLWLQIRNTSGLWEGTANQPFNFNAPTFFEEDSFKPEYFMQNVNRKNSEMKVALGEKLFFEKKLSKNRRMACATCHLPEKAYADGLTFSKDNQGMELSRNTPTLINSVYQRGFFWDGRSEGLMEQISSVFTNKKEFDTGVHEFSEEILQDSTYQEIIQQTFGGIPRGNTELIKALSAYISTLNGMNSKFDRNISGKESTFTEQEKRGFNLFAGKALCATCHFLPLTNGTVPPFYTETEKEIIGVPETAANNKLDDNTGFYWSYRVEEHKGMFKTPGVRNIALTAPYMHNGVYTNLEQVIDFYNKGGGAGLGFDLPHQTLPFDNLELNEDEQAALVDYLKTLTDTKVTGNKNDLSI; encoded by the coding sequence ATGTTCAAAAAAATACTTCTGGCAATCATTCTAATTGCCCAGTTTTCATGTAAGCAAGAATCGGAATATCTTGCTCTCAATTCTGAAAATAATCAGGGCTGGGATCAGGCTCACAGATTCTACCAGAATTCGTTAAATAACAGTATTCAACATCTATCTGAAATTAAAAGTAATGGTCTGGATGATCCTTCTAATAAAGAGCTTTTTAAGAAAGCAAGACAGGAATGGAAAAAAGCTGAACCCTTTGCGTCGTATTTAAATCCTGCAGTGGGACATCGTGTAAATGGACCTGCACTTCCAGTCTTTCTCGAGGATAATTCCAGGTTTATGCCGGCGGTTGGATTGCAAAAGATAGAGGAAAGTATTTATAATAGGGAAGTTACAGAGCAGGAATTTCAGGAAGAACTGAAAGTTACCCTGGGATTAATGGGAAACCTTCAGAAAAATATAGTCAAGCGAGAGCTCACCACAGAACGCTTTTTTATTGCAACTCAGCAACAATTACTCAGGATCCTTAGTCATTCGATCACTGGATTTGATACTCCTGTTAGTCATCTGGGGATAGAGCAGGCGGCGGTCTCGTTTGAAGCCTTGAATGAGGTGTATGCTCTAACACTTCAAAAAATCATCCAGCAGAAGGATATAGATTTAGATAAAAGATTTCAGCAAAAGCTTATAAGTTCAGTTAACTACCTGGAAGAAAATACAGATTTCGAGAGTTTTGATCGTTACGAGTTTACCAGAGAGTATTTAAACGATATCACCAGTTTATGGCTGCAAATTAGAAATACTTCAGGACTGTGGGAAGGTACTGCCAATCAACCTTTCAATTTCAATGCACCAACATTTTTTGAAGAGGATAGTTTCAAGCCTGAATATTTCATGCAGAATGTAAACAGAAAGAATTCTGAAATGAAAGTAGCGCTTGGCGAGAAATTATTTTTCGAGAAAAAGCTTTCGAAGAATAGACGTATGGCCTGCGCGACCTGTCATCTTCCTGAAAAGGCCTATGCAGATGGGTTGACTTTCAGTAAAGATAATCAGGGAATGGAACTTAGTAGAAATACACCTACCCTTATTAATTCGGTCTATCAGCGAGGATTCTTCTGGGATGGTAGATCTGAAGGTTTGATGGAACAAATCTCTTCAGTATTTACTAATAAAAAAGAATTTGATACCGGAGTGCATGAATTTTCCGAAGAGATTTTACAGGATTCCACCTATCAGGAAATCATCCAGCAGACTTTTGGTGGTATTCCGCGGGGTAATACAGAACTTATCAAAGCATTGTCTGCATATATTTCCACGCTGAATGGAATGAATAGTAAATTTGACCGTAATATTTCTGGCAAGGAAAGCACCTTTACAGAGCAGGAAAAACGCGGATTTAATTTATTTGCCGGCAAGGCTCTGTGTGCGACCTGTCATTTTTTACCCCTCACCAATGGAACCGTTCCGCCATTCTATACTGAAACCGAAAAGGAGATCATAGGTGTTCCAGAAACAGCTGCGAATAATAAGCTGGACGATAATACCGGTTTTTATTGGAGCTACAGAGTTGAAGAGCATAAAGGAATGTTCAAAACTCCAGGAGTACGAAATATAGCTTTAACTGCTCCATACATGCACAACGGAGTTTATACGAATCTTGAGCAGGTAATTGACTTTTACAATAAAGGAGGTGGCGCTGGATTAGGCTTTGATCTGCCCCATCAAACCTTACCCTTTGATAACCTGGAACTCAATGAAGACGAACAGGCAGCTCTGGTAGATTACTTAAAAACGCTAACGGATACTAAGGTAACTGGTAACAAAAATGACCTTTCAATTTAG
- the dnaK gene encoding molecular chaperone DnaK translates to MSKIIGIDLGTTNSCVAVMEGSEPTVIPNAEGKRTTPSVIAFVEGGEIKVGDPAKRQAVTNPTKTVASIKRFMGNKFSESEREAGRVPYKVTKGDNDTPRVDIDGRLYTPQELSAMVLQKMKKTAEDYLGHDVTEAVITVPAYFNDSQRHATKEAGEIAGLKVRRIINEPTAAALAYGLDKKSQDQKIAVYDLGGGTFDISILELGDGVFEVLSTNGDTHLGGDDFDEVLIDYLADSFQKAEDIDLRKDPMALQRLKEASEKAKIELSSSTQTEINLPYVTATSSGPKHLVETITRSKFEQLASELVTRSMEPVKKALSDAGLSKSDIDEVILVGGSTRIPKIQEEVEAFFGKKPSKGVNPDEVVAIGAAIQGGVLTGDVKDVLLLDVTPLSLGIETMGGVNTKLIESNTTIPTKKSQTFSTAADNQPSVEIHVLQGERPMATDNKTIGRFHLDGIPPAQRGTPQIEVTFDIDANGIIKVSATDKATGKSQDIRIEASSGLTEEEIEKMKKEAEANAETDKQAKEKVDKLNEADSMIFQTEKQLKEFGDKISEDKKKPVEEALEELKKAYETKEIEQISPALDKLNEAWKTASEEMYKAQAEAQGGQPGGPQQGATGAEGGAADGGASQGADDVEDVDFEEVK, encoded by the coding sequence ATGAGTAAAATAATTGGAATTGACTTGGGTACCACTAACTCCTGCGTTGCCGTAATGGAAGGTAGTGAGCCGACAGTGATACCTAATGCCGAAGGAAAAAGAACAACACCATCTGTAATTGCATTTGTAGAGGGTGGAGAAATAAAAGTTGGAGACCCTGCAAAGCGTCAGGCGGTTACTAACCCAACTAAAACAGTAGCTTCTATTAAAAGATTTATGGGAAACAAATTCTCAGAATCTGAAAGAGAAGCGGGTAGAGTACCTTATAAAGTAACTAAAGGTGATAATGATACTCCACGTGTGGATATCGATGGTCGTCTTTATACTCCGCAGGAACTTTCAGCAATGGTACTTCAGAAAATGAAGAAAACTGCTGAGGATTATCTTGGACACGATGTAACGGAAGCTGTAATTACGGTACCTGCATACTTTAATGATTCTCAACGTCACGCAACAAAAGAGGCTGGTGAGATCGCAGGTCTTAAAGTAAGAAGAATTATAAACGAACCAACCGCTGCAGCACTTGCTTACGGACTGGATAAAAAATCTCAGGATCAGAAGATCGCTGTGTATGACCTTGGTGGTGGTACATTTGATATATCTATTCTTGAATTAGGTGATGGTGTATTTGAAGTACTATCTACAAACGGTGATACTCACCTTGGTGGAGATGACTTCGATGAAGTATTGATCGACTACCTGGCTGATAGCTTTCAGAAAGCAGAAGATATCGACTTAAGAAAAGATCCAATGGCACTTCAGCGTTTGAAGGAAGCATCTGAAAAAGCGAAGATCGAATTATCATCTTCTACTCAAACAGAGATCAACCTTCCATACGTAACTGCAACATCTAGTGGACCAAAACACCTTGTAGAAACTATCACAAGATCTAAGTTCGAGCAATTAGCTTCTGAACTTGTAACAAGATCTATGGAGCCGGTAAAAAAGGCACTTAGTGATGCAGGTCTTTCCAAGAGTGATATTGATGAGGTAATTCTTGTTGGTGGATCAACCCGTATTCCTAAGATTCAGGAAGAAGTTGAAGCATTCTTCGGAAAAAAACCTTCTAAAGGTGTAAACCCAGATGAGGTTGTAGCAATTGGTGCTGCTATTCAGGGTGGTGTACTTACAGGAGATGTTAAAGATGTATTGCTTCTTGATGTAACTCCACTTTCTCTAGGTATCGAAACTATGGGAGGAGTGAACACGAAATTAATCGAGTCGAATACTACGATCCCAACAAAAAAGTCACAGACTTTCTCTACGGCGGCAGACAATCAGCCTTCAGTTGAGATTCACGTACTTCAGGGAGAGCGTCCAATGGCGACAGATAATAAGACGATTGGTAGATTCCATTTAGATGGTATCCCACCAGCGCAAAGAGGAACTCCTCAGATTGAAGTAACTTTTGATATTGATGCTAACGGTATCATTAAAGTAAGTGCTACAGACAAAGCAACTGGAAAATCTCAGGATATTCGTATCGAAGCTTCTTCAGGATTAACTGAAGAGGAAATCGAGAAAATGAAGAAGGAAGCTGAAGCAAATGCTGAAACCGATAAGCAGGCTAAAGAAAAAGTTGATAAGCTTAACGAAGCAGACAGCATGATCTTCCAGACTGAAAAGCAACTGAAAGAATTTGGAGATAAGATCTCTGAAGACAAGAAGAAGCCAGTGGAAGAAGCTTTAGAAGAATTGAAAAAAGCTTACGAAACCAAGGAGATCGAGCAAATTTCTCCAGCTTTAGACAAATTGAATGAGGCATGGAAGACTGCATCAGAAGAAATGTACAAAGCTCAGGCAGAAGCTCAGGGCGGTCAGCCAGGCGGACCACAGCAAGGTGCCACAGGCGCTGAAGGTGGAGCAGCAGATGGTGGAGCCTCTCAGGGTGCAGATGATGTTGAAGATGTTGATTTCGAAGAAGTGAAGTAA
- a CDS encoding chorismate-binding protein: MITEEELFTSIRTQTEKQFPFVAYRKPGENSVKLICQTSAESYSGEGLDTPGFVFAAFDSLNQSLLIPIAEAEVSNCNYENRPVSQPVPPQPEQPMPTRNSQDQIKHEQLVQSGIDQIKNSSIDKIVLARAEKVNVHDPDPIPIFRRLLDRYEEAFVYFWYHPETGTWMGATPETLLHSERDRFKTMALAGTQLFEEGSEIIWRKKEIEEQAIVTSYIDKELQKISEVKELKIGEPYNVRAGNLLHIRTDIQGSFDSSSALSRIVTALHPTPAICGIPKAEALQFILQNEEMDREYYSGYLGEVQLSKEVKRNSNRRNQENQQFASISRVSNLYVNLRCMKLEQDIAKIFVGGGITKDSNAGEEWHETVNKSVTMRRVLVK, translated from the coding sequence ATGATCACAGAAGAAGAATTATTTACCAGTATAAGAACTCAGACCGAGAAACAATTTCCGTTTGTCGCTTATCGGAAACCTGGGGAAAATAGTGTAAAGCTGATCTGTCAAACCTCTGCGGAAAGCTATAGTGGCGAAGGCCTGGACACGCCGGGATTTGTATTTGCTGCCTTTGATTCTCTGAATCAATCCCTGCTTATTCCTATTGCTGAAGCTGAAGTTTCTAATTGTAATTACGAAAACCGACCAGTAAGTCAGCCAGTTCCGCCACAGCCTGAACAACCTATGCCAACAAGGAATTCTCAGGACCAGATAAAGCATGAACAATTAGTGCAGTCTGGGATCGACCAGATCAAAAATAGCAGTATTGATAAGATCGTACTAGCGAGAGCTGAAAAGGTAAATGTTCACGATCCCGATCCCATTCCCATTTTCAGAAGATTACTCGACAGGTATGAGGAGGCTTTCGTCTATTTCTGGTATCATCCGGAAACCGGCACCTGGATGGGCGCTACTCCGGAAACTCTTCTACATTCTGAGCGTGACAGATTTAAGACGATGGCTCTTGCCGGCACCCAGCTTTTCGAAGAAGGTTCGGAAATTATCTGGCGTAAAAAGGAAATTGAAGAGCAGGCTATTGTCACCAGCTATATCGACAAAGAATTGCAAAAGATTTCAGAAGTAAAAGAACTGAAGATCGGAGAGCCTTATAATGTAAGAGCAGGAAACCTGTTACATATAAGAACCGATATTCAGGGGTCTTTTGATTCCAGTTCTGCACTTTCAAGAATCGTGACGGCGCTTCATCCAACACCGGCGATCTGTGGTATACCGAAAGCTGAGGCACTACAATTTATTCTTCAGAATGAAGAAATGGACAGAGAATATTATAGTGGATATCTGGGCGAAGTTCAACTCAGCAAGGAAGTGAAGAGGAATTCTAACCGAAGAAATCAGGAAAATCAGCAATTTGCTTCGATTTCCAGAGTTTCTAACTTGTATGTAAATCTTCGCTGCATGAAACTGGAACAGGATATCGCAAAGATTTTTGTGGGTGGTGGCATCACTAAAGATTCCAATGCAGGTGAAGAATGGCATGAGACGGTAAATAAATCTGTCACCATGCGTAGGGTTCTTGTTAAATAA
- a CDS encoding PaaI family thioesterase yields MTKEEVLQLSKKVCKNTLMETLEIEFSEIGEDYLIAKMPVNSRVHQPDGVLHGGATVALAESVGSMASYVFLDTDNFFIRGIEIAANHLRSVKEGWVYAKATFIHKGRTTQLFEIKITDEEDRLISLVKLTTIALPKETK; encoded by the coding sequence ATGACGAAGGAAGAAGTACTGCAACTTTCAAAAAAGGTCTGTAAGAACACACTTATGGAAACCCTTGAAATAGAGTTTTCTGAAATTGGGGAAGATTACCTGATTGCTAAAATGCCGGTGAATTCCAGAGTTCATCAACCTGATGGAGTTTTACATGGCGGTGCGACGGTAGCCCTGGCAGAAAGTGTTGGAAGTATGGCTAGTTATGTTTTTCTGGATACCGATAACTTTTTTATTCGGGGTATTGAGATCGCTGCTAACCATCTTAGAAGTGTAAAAGAAGGATGGGTTTATGCCAAAGCGACTTTTATTCATAAAGGTAGAACCACGCAATTATTTGAAATAAAGATCACAGATGAGGAGGATCGCCTGATCTCCCTGGTGAAGTTAACGACTATTGCTCTTCCAAAAGAAACCAAATGA
- the menD gene encoding 2-succinyl-5-enolpyruvyl-6-hydroxy-3-cyclohexene-1-carboxylic-acid synthase has translation MKYSKIPVARSVVALCVAKNIKHVVISPGSRNAPLTIGFTHHDDITAYSIVDERCAAFFALGIAQQKRTPVALVCTSGSALLNYYPAIAEAFYSDIPLVVISADRPIERIDIGDGQTIRQKNVFENHILYSANLYSELVLEHQSEDVKLQQKQFEARKHNEREINLALNKAIEDKGPVHINVPFYEPLYDTVQHIEVDPLQILPELNEKHYSEAQLNSYVQEWNSAKRKMVIVGVAQPNLIEQRFLDMLAKDPSVIVFTETTSNIHHPDFFTRIDTLVGPIEKEGNKEELFRKLQPDILLTFGGMIVSKKIKNFLRNYSPKHHWHVDSKKAYNTFFCLNKHFETEVNDFFHSFMPLTETVASDYGNFWKDIKSNRQNRHEEYMSEIPYSDLKAMQLIVPEVPDHSIVHFANSSTIRYAQLFEWDRSLNTFCNRGTSGIDGSTSTSVGAAVASDKPVLFITGDLSFFYDSNALWNDHIPSNYRIILLNNSGGGIFRILPGNKDSENFDTYFETTHELQAKPVCELYGIDYSKAANEQEIEDELKAFFDTSEKPKLLEIFTPRKMNDKVLLEYFSFMKS, from the coding sequence ATGAAATATTCAAAAATTCCGGTAGCGAGATCTGTGGTAGCTCTTTGTGTTGCCAAGAATATAAAACATGTAGTAATTTCACCAGGTTCGAGAAATGCGCCCTTAACGATCGGTTTTACGCATCATGATGATATTACAGCTTATAGTATTGTAGATGAACGCTGTGCAGCATTTTTCGCACTGGGAATTGCTCAACAGAAAAGGACTCCTGTGGCACTGGTATGTACTTCAGGTTCAGCACTGCTAAATTATTATCCGGCGATCGCTGAAGCATTTTATAGTGATATTCCATTGGTGGTAATTTCCGCAGATCGTCCCATAGAGCGTATTGATATTGGTGATGGACAAACCATCAGGCAGAAGAACGTTTTCGAAAATCATATCCTGTATTCTGCCAATCTCTATTCTGAACTGGTACTGGAACATCAATCTGAAGACGTCAAGCTTCAGCAGAAACAATTTGAAGCACGTAAACATAACGAACGGGAAATTAACCTGGCTTTAAATAAGGCGATAGAGGATAAAGGGCCTGTTCATATTAACGTGCCTTTCTACGAACCACTATATGATACGGTACAACATATAGAAGTAGATCCTTTACAGATCCTTCCCGAGCTAAATGAGAAACACTATTCAGAAGCACAATTGAACAGCTATGTACAGGAGTGGAATAGCGCCAAACGTAAGATGGTGATCGTCGGGGTGGCCCAGCCAAACCTTATAGAACAGCGGTTTCTTGATATGCTGGCTAAAGATCCCAGCGTGATCGTTTTTACTGAAACCACATCGAATATTCATCACCCAGATTTTTTTACCAGGATCGATACTTTGGTAGGACCTATTGAAAAGGAAGGAAATAAAGAGGAATTATTCAGAAAATTGCAACCTGATATTTTGCTCACTTTCGGCGGAATGATCGTTTCAAAAAAGATCAAAAACTTTCTGAGAAATTATAGTCCTAAGCATCACTGGCATGTAGATTCTAAAAAGGCCTATAATACCTTCTTTTGTTTGAACAAACATTTTGAGACAGAAGTAAATGATTTCTTTCACTCATTCATGCCACTTACTGAGACAGTTGCCAGCGATTATGGAAATTTCTGGAAAGATATAAAATCCAACAGGCAGAATCGTCATGAAGAATATATGTCTGAGATTCCTTATTCAGATCTTAAAGCGATGCAATTGATCGTGCCAGAGGTGCCAGATCACAGTATCGTGCATTTCGCGAATAGTTCTACCATTAGATATGCGCAGTTGTTTGAATGGGATCGAAGTCTGAACACTTTTTGTAATCGAGGAACCAGTGGGATCGATGGTAGTACATCAACTTCTGTTGGAGCAGCAGTAGCTTCAGATAAACCTGTTCTGTTCATAACTGGTGATCTAAGCTTTTTCTATGACAGCAATGCACTTTGGAATGATCATATACCATCCAATTACCGCATAATTTTACTGAATAATAGTGGTGGAGGTATTTTCAGAATATTGCCGGGAAATAAAGATTCAGAGAATTTTGATACGTATTTCGAAACTACTCATGAATTGCAGGCGAAACCTGTTTGTGAGCTGTACGGTATTGACTATTCGAAAGCTGCCAATGAACAGGAAATAGAGGATGAATTGAAAGCTTTCTTTGATACTTCTGAGAAACCTAAACTGCTTGAAATTTTTACTCCGCGTAAAATGAACGATAAGGTATTGCTGGAATATTTTAGTTTTATGAAATCTTAG